Proteins encoded within one genomic window of Microbacterium sp. LKL04:
- a CDS encoding histidine phosphatase family protein, whose protein sequence is MTHYLYLVRHGEHLDAEHGLADGPLSPRGRRQADLLADRLSGVPLTAVWHSPLLRAAETARAVSERLPAVDPEPTALLFDCVPSGMTPDTPNVYEPFFGGVTEAEADAGAAQMADAGAEFLAHRPNAHELLITHNFVIAWFVREVLQAPEWRWLTINQAHCGLTVLAQRPGRPWSLVAHNDLAHLPVELRTGLPDILSV, encoded by the coding sequence GTGACGCACTATCTGTACCTGGTGCGGCACGGCGAGCACCTCGACGCGGAGCACGGACTCGCCGACGGACCGCTCTCGCCCCGCGGTCGGCGACAGGCGGACCTCCTCGCGGACCGCCTGTCGGGCGTTCCGCTGACCGCCGTCTGGCATTCGCCGCTGTTGCGCGCCGCCGAGACGGCACGGGCCGTCTCGGAGCGGCTCCCCGCCGTCGACCCCGAGCCGACCGCCCTGCTGTTCGACTGCGTGCCGAGCGGGATGACGCCCGACACCCCGAACGTCTACGAGCCGTTCTTCGGGGGAGTGACCGAGGCCGAGGCCGACGCGGGCGCGGCGCAGATGGCGGATGCCGGGGCGGAGTTCCTCGCTCACCGCCCCAACGCGCACGAGCTGCTCATCACCCACAACTTCGTCATCGCCTGGTTCGTCCGAGAGGTGCTGCAGGCTCCGGAATGGCGCTGGCTGACGATCAACCAGGCGCACTGCGGTCTCACCGTGCTCGCTCAGCGTCCCGGGCGGCCGTGGTCCCTCGTGGCCCACAACGACCTCGCACACCTCCCGGTGGAGCTCCGGACGGGCCTTCCCGACATCCTCTCGGTGTGA
- a CDS encoding TSUP family transporter, whose protein sequence is MLTGPLLADWLPVSASALLFLVVAAGVAGWVDAVVGGGGLIQLPALVIGVPEDVATPFILGTNKLSSFFGTLSASWVYLRRVKVHLVLLIPLVLGAFGGSAVGAALSRYVPREVLTPVVLVAVVAVGVYTLLRPKMGLHHEPRHAERVAVVWRSGVIGLGVGFYDGILGPGTGSFFVILLVGVLGFGFLQASVNAKIANLTTNLAALIVYGVHGEIILALGLVMACANITGGFIGARMATRGGNGFVRVVFLVVLGLLVVKLAWDTVAGLLPA, encoded by the coding sequence GTGCTGACCGGTCCTCTCCTCGCCGACTGGCTCCCCGTCTCCGCGAGCGCGCTGCTGTTCCTCGTGGTCGCGGCAGGGGTGGCCGGGTGGGTCGACGCCGTCGTGGGCGGGGGCGGCCTCATCCAGCTGCCGGCCCTCGTCATCGGCGTGCCCGAGGACGTCGCCACCCCGTTCATCCTCGGCACCAACAAGCTGAGCTCGTTCTTCGGGACGCTGTCGGCGAGCTGGGTGTACCTCCGACGGGTGAAGGTCCATCTCGTCCTCCTGATCCCGCTCGTCCTCGGGGCCTTCGGCGGCTCGGCGGTGGGCGCTGCGCTCTCGAGGTACGTCCCCCGCGAGGTGCTCACGCCGGTCGTCCTGGTGGCGGTCGTCGCGGTGGGCGTCTACACGCTCCTCCGCCCGAAGATGGGCCTGCACCACGAGCCGCGGCACGCCGAGCGCGTCGCGGTCGTGTGGCGCTCGGGGGTCATCGGGCTCGGCGTGGGGTTCTACGACGGCATCCTCGGTCCCGGCACCGGGTCGTTCTTCGTCATCCTCCTCGTCGGGGTCCTCGGGTTCGGCTTCCTGCAGGCGAGCGTCAATGCCAAGATCGCCAACCTCACCACCAACCTCGCCGCGCTGATCGTCTACGGCGTCCACGGCGAGATCATCCTGGCGCTCGGTCTCGTCATGGCCTGCGCGAACATCACCGGCGGCTTCATCGGCGCCCGGATGGCCACCCGCGGGGGCAACGGCTTCGTCCGCGTGGTGTTCCTCGTCGTCCTCGGACTCCTGGTCGTGAAGCTCGCGTGGGACACGGTCGCCGGGTTGCTGCCCGCTTAG
- the dapB gene encoding 4-hydroxy-tetrahydrodipicolinate reductase, whose protein sequence is MTTRVALVGGTGKLGSIIAEVIAATDGFETVAVLGSSSDLAEIDAADLVVDASTPAVSIDVVRAAIERGKNILVGTSGWSAERIALVRPLVDAAGTGAVFIPNFSLGSVIGSALAAASAPFFPSIEIVETHRETKVDSPSGTAVRTAELIAAARSEAGPVEAPHVDQRARGQQIASVPVHSLRRPGVVARQETILSGPGESLTIVHDTIDPAAAYAPGIRVALAAARDASGVVLGLDSMIDIGIRMPHPARTAPVADGDASDQAAAATTR, encoded by the coding sequence ATGACGACGCGTGTGGCCCTCGTGGGCGGGACCGGCAAGCTCGGCAGCATCATCGCTGAGGTCATCGCGGCGACCGACGGCTTCGAGACCGTCGCTGTCCTCGGCTCCTCGAGCGATCTCGCCGAGATCGACGCCGCCGACCTCGTCGTCGACGCCTCGACGCCGGCCGTGTCGATCGATGTCGTCCGCGCGGCGATCGAACGCGGCAAGAACATCCTCGTCGGTACCTCCGGCTGGTCCGCCGAGCGCATCGCCCTCGTCCGTCCCCTCGTGGATGCCGCGGGCACCGGCGCGGTCTTCATCCCGAACTTCTCGCTCGGCTCCGTCATCGGGTCCGCTCTCGCGGCGGCATCCGCCCCGTTCTTCCCGTCGATCGAGATCGTCGAGACGCACCGTGAGACCAAGGTCGATTCGCCCAGCGGCACCGCAGTCCGCACCGCGGAGCTGATCGCCGCCGCACGCTCCGAGGCCGGCCCGGTCGAGGCTCCGCACGTCGATCAGCGCGCCCGCGGGCAGCAGATCGCGAGCGTCCCCGTGCACTCCCTGCGCCGGCCGGGTGTCGTGGCACGGCAGGAGACGATCCTGTCGGGGCCGGGGGAGTCCCTCACGATCGTCCACGACACGATCGACCCGGCCGCGGCGTACGCCCCCGGCATCCGGGTCGCCCTCGCAGCCGCTCGCGACGCGTCGGGCGTCGTCCTCGGGCTCGATTCGATGATCGACATCGGGATCCGGATGCCTCACCCCGCCCGTACGGCGCCCGTCGCCGACGGGGACGCCTCGGATCAGGCCGCGGCGGCGACCACCCGATGA
- a CDS encoding aldo/keto reductase yields the protein MAAFETADQASPTVVPGIHPSGPLPVHGAPVGRNIRVPLGETGFSVFPLVLGGAEFGWHVDLAAAHAILDRYVERGGNAVHTSDSYAAGRSEHAIGRWMAARRNRDDLVLTVKVGRGADNPGLGSVNLVRAVEASLTRLGTDRIDVLSLDGTADRTTLLEDTLATAEWLVDTGKVRAIGAAGYRAAQLVEARILSAAGYPRFTVLDVPYNVLRRDEFDGDLRLVAGAQGIAVTPSQALEHGYLSGVHRARDRVGGSVRGRQLAASMNRRGARTLRALDRIAAELAVPPAAVAIAWLLAQRVVAAPIVNAYAVAHVEELVQGVGVHLSRAHLAEIAKATD from the coding sequence ATGGCAGCGTTCGAGACGGCGGATCAGGCGTCGCCGACGGTCGTGCCCGGCATCCACCCCTCCGGTCCGCTCCCCGTGCACGGTGCGCCGGTCGGCCGCAACATCCGCGTTCCGCTCGGCGAGACCGGGTTCTCGGTGTTTCCGCTCGTCCTCGGCGGTGCGGAGTTCGGCTGGCACGTGGACCTCGCCGCGGCGCACGCGATCCTCGACCGATACGTCGAACGGGGCGGCAACGCCGTCCACACCTCCGACAGCTACGCCGCCGGCCGCAGCGAGCATGCGATCGGTCGCTGGATGGCCGCGCGCCGCAACCGCGACGATCTCGTCCTCACGGTCAAGGTCGGCCGCGGTGCCGACAACCCCGGACTCGGGTCCGTCAACCTCGTGCGCGCGGTCGAGGCATCCCTCACCCGTCTCGGCACCGACCGGATCGACGTCCTCTCGCTCGACGGCACCGCCGACCGCACGACGCTCCTCGAAGACACCCTCGCCACGGCGGAATGGCTCGTGGACACCGGCAAGGTGCGCGCGATCGGCGCTGCGGGCTACCGCGCCGCCCAGCTCGTCGAGGCCCGCATCCTCTCGGCCGCGGGGTATCCCCGGTTCACGGTGCTCGACGTCCCGTACAACGTGCTCCGTCGCGACGAGTTCGACGGCGACCTCCGTCTCGTCGCCGGCGCCCAGGGCATCGCTGTGACGCCCTCGCAGGCGTTGGAGCACGGCTACCTCTCCGGCGTGCACCGGGCTCGCGACCGCGTCGGCGGCTCGGTCCGGGGGCGGCAGCTGGCCGCCAGCATGAACCGTCGCGGCGCCCGCACGCTGCGCGCCCTCGACCGCATCGCGGCGGAGCTCGCCGTTCCGCCCGCGGCGGTCGCGATCGCCTGGCTGCTCGCGCAGCGTGTCGTCGCCGCACCGATCGTCAACGCCTATGCGGTCGCTCACGTCGAGGAGCTCGTCCAGGGCGTCGGCGTGCATCTCAGCCGCGCGCACCTCGCCGAGATCGCCAAGGCCACCGACTGA